The following DNA comes from Deltaproteobacteria bacterium.
CCATTTTTACTCTTAAGTTCTGGTAAGGCACGCTGGCGGCCGGAGAGCGTGGAAACATAACCATTTTCACGGCCTTCCTCGATGCATCGGTCCAGAAAATGACGAATTTTCGGGTAGCGACCAAAGTAGGCCGAAATATAATCTTTGGCTTCACTTCGACTGATGCCCAGTTGTTTAGCCAGTCCAAATTCGCTCAGTCCGTAGAGGATACCAAAGTTAATCGCCTTGGCGCGTCTTCTGGATTCGCTGTCTACTTCCGCGCCTCCTGTGAGGATTTCTCGGGCGGTTCGGCTGTGAATATCTTCGCCTTGTCTAAAGGCTTCAACGAAGGCTTCATCCTGGCAGAGGTGGGCCATGACACGCAGCTCAATTTGAGAATAGTCGGCTGCGACCAAACACCAGCCTTCGTCGGCAACAAATGCCTTACGAATACGTTTTCCATCTTCGCTGCGAATCGGAATGTTTTGTAAATTTGGGTCGGTGCTAGAGAGTCGGCCCGTGGCTGTCCCGGTTTGATTGTAGCTTGTGTGCACCCGCCCTGAACCGCTGTCGGCAAGTTTGGGTAGAGCATCAACATAAGTTGATTTTAGTTTGGCGAGCATTCGATATTCCAGAACCACGCCAGGAAGCTCATAATCCTTGGCGAGTGTTTCTAAAACTTCTTGGTCTGTTGAGTAGCCTGTTTTCGTTTTTTTGATCACGGGATAACCGAGCTTTTCAAAAAATACGTGAGAGAGTTGTTTCGGTGATGCAAGGTTAATGGTTTCACCAATAAGGGCATGTGCCTTGGCCTCAATTTCGCGAAGCCGTGTAGCAAACTCTGTGCTCAGCGCCTGAAGGTGAGGCACGTCGATTTTGATTCCGGTTTGTTCCATCTTAGCGAGGACTGGCACCAATGGAAGTTCGAGGTCCCGATAGACATGTGCCATGGAGGAAGAGCTCATTCTTTTCGCCAAAATCTCGCAGAGTTTATAAGCGATGTCGGCATCCTCAGAGGCATAGCGACTGGCATCTTCAACGGCTACTTCATCAAAGCCTATCTGTTTCTTACCCGTCCCGGTGAGGGATTTATAAGAAATGGTTTCGTGCTGGAGTTCCTCGCGCGCAAGGGCGTCAAGGGAGTAGGATGAAAGTGTTGCATTGAGAATATAGGCAGCGAGCATACTGTCTTCGCGAATACCCTCAAGGCGCACGCCAATTCGGGCAAGCACGTTCATATCGTACTTCAGGTTTTGTCCGACTTTGCCAACCGATGAGCTTTCAAGAATCGGCTTCAATTTATCGATGACCAAGTCATGACTGAGCTGCTTGGGCATCCCGAGGTAGCGGTGTGCAACTGGAACATACACGGCGGATTGACCTTCGACGGCCATGGCGAACCCAACAATCTCGGCGCGGTGAGCGTTGAGGGAAGTTGTCTCAAGGTCAAAGCTGAAAAGCTTCTGCGATTCGATGGCCTGGATGAATTCGTCTAGAGCCGTCTCATCGAGAATTGTGCGGTAGTCATCTCGGTTGATGACAGGCAGGCTTTGCGCAGCCTCTTGAGCTGGCTTTGCTTTGGGTGTTGCCGCTTTGGTAGAGGTGGCCGAGTCATCGAGTTTAAAGTCGCGCAAGAGGGCGCGAGCTTCAATGAGATCGAAAAAGTCGGTAAGCTTCTCTTTGTTGGGCGTCCGAAAGGTGTAACTTTCCAGCTCCCATTCAACAGGCGCATCCTTATCCAGGAGAGTGAGCTCTTTGGAAAGTCGAGCACTTGCTTGATTCTCAGTGACTGAGCGCTCTGCTGCTTTGGGTTTTTCGATGGTTTCAACACCAGCGATAACCGCTTCCACATCGCCAAAACGATTGATGAGTTTAGCAGCTGTCTTCAGGCCAACCTTGGGAACACCGGGAATGTTGTCACTGGTATCGCCCGCAAGAGCTAAGGCATCGGCTACAAATTCGGGGCCGACCCCAAACTTTTCAGTAACGGCCTCACGGTCATAAACTTTTTCGCGCATCGGGTCGTACATGGTGACCGAGTCATTCACGAGCTGCATTAAGTCTTTATCGGATGAGACGATGACGGTATCGATCTTAGAAGCGGTGGCCCGCCGAGAAAGTGTACCGATGATATCGTCTGCTTCGTAGCCAGGCATCGAGAGATCGACCAAGTCCATGGCATCCACGAGCTGGTGAATCAGGGCGAACTGAGGAATCAGGTCTTCTGGCGGAGCGTCTCGGTTGGCTTTGTAGTCAGGGAAGAGTTCATGGCGAAAGTTTGGCTCTTTGGTATCAAAAACCATCACGATGTAGTCTGGAGCCTGCTCTTTGATGAGCCGTGCAACCATGCGCGCGAAGCCGACAACGGCGTTAGTAGGGACCCCTGCACTCGTGGAGAGTGGGCGAATCCCGTAGTATGCGCGAAAAATGTACGCGCTGCCGTCAATTAGAAACAATTTACCGCTATTCGACATCACTAAGCCTTATGATCTTGAAATTTTGTGGTCTGCAAGTTGGGTTCCTGGGTAGCATAGAAGTGACCAAGTCAAAATAGGTGGTGGGCATGCAGCATCAAGCTCCGTTAAAAAAATCGACCGGCAAGAACGCCGCGCAGCTTCGTGAATCCATAAAAGGCGCTATGGAGTCGGTAGGTTCCGTCGTTCGAGGGCAATCCACAGCCATCGAACTGGTTTTCGCCGCGATCCTCGCCAGAGGTCATGTTTTACTTGAAGACGTTCCCGGTGTGGGAAAAACAACTCTGGCCCGCGCGATTGCCAAGGTTCTGGGGCACTCGTTCGCCCGGATTCAGTTCACTTCGGATATGTTGCCAGGGGATGTGTTGGGGATGCAGGTTTTAGACCCCACTACGGGGCAGCTTCATTTTAGACCCGGCCCCATTATGCGGCAGATTGTGTTGGCTGATGAGATCAACCGCGCGTCTCCAAGGACTCAATCCGCGATGCTTGAAGCGATGGCGGAGAGGGCCGTTACACTTGATGATACCCGGCATGCTCTCGAAGAACTCTTCACAGTCATCGCCACACAAAACCCTGTTGAACATCACGGTGCATACCCGCTTCCAGAGAGTCAGCTCGACAGATTCATGGTGAGTCTGCATTTAGGGTACCCCGGGCGTGAGGCTGAACGTGAGTTGCTTTTTAACCCGAGTGAACCTGCGTCGCGGCTTGAAGAGCTTTCAACCTGCTTGGAGACCGAAGAGTTGGTGGCGGTTCAAAAGCTTGCAGACGCAGTGATTTTATCTGCGGAGGTTGCTGATTATACGCTCGAAATCATCGAGGCCACCCGTCGTCATGCAGACATTCTGTTGGGTGCCTCACCTCGAAGCGCCATAGCATTGGTGGCGATTGCAAGGACGAGAGCTTGGCTGCAAGGGCGTGATTACGTCTTGCCTGACGATATTAAAACGTTAATCGCTCCAGTCTTGGGTCATCGTTTGGTACTTGCGGGCTCAGCTTCCGGCAGACGCCAAGCGGTCACGGCATTAATTGATGAGCTGCTGGGACAAATCGCGGTCCCTCGCTAATGAGCGCAGTTCGAAAGCGTTGGCGGATCTTTTGGGATAGAGCACCTCGCCAACTTAAGGTTCAGCGTGACGGCCGCGTCATTTTGATGATTGCTTTAGCATCGGGCTTCGCTGCTATTAACACTGGCAACAACTTATTGTTTCTTGGCTGGGGAATGGTCCTCGCGTCCATCGTCATTTCTGGTGTTTTAAGTGAGGCCACTTTACGTATTTTAAAGCTTGAAGTGACGCCGCCTCTATTGGGGCGTGTGAACGAATCCTCATCCATTGCTTTAAAGCTTAGTAATGAGGCCACGAAGTCACCGGCTTTTGCCACACGCTATACGATTCGGCTGCGCCATCACCAAAAGCAGATTCTCGTACCAGGACCTTTCCGGCTTCGTGTTGAGGCCTCTTCGAAAATGGATTTACACGCCCGCTTTGTACCCAGCACACGAGGCTTCTACGCCGTAGATTACGCCGAAGCGCGAACGGCGTACCCATTTGGGTTTTTCGAAAAAATTCGGCGATTTTCAAAAAATAATAGCGATTCATTCTGGGTGGCTCCAGAGCGGCTAAGTGTCTCTGATTTGGCGACTTCAGTTTATACCCGCTTGGGTTATTCTCCAGCCAGGGTACCTGGAATGGGTGAAGAGTTTTTCTCTCTTCGAGATTTTAGAGAAGGAGAAGATGCCCGCGGTATTCACTGGCGCACGTCATTAAGAGTTGGCAAGCCCTTGGTCCGCGAGCATGAAGCGATGGCCGGTAATAAAGTTATCTTGCAGCTCTCGGTTGGCAGAGCACAGAGCCGCGATACTGAGCGTGATCTTGCTCTTTTTTGCAGTGTTGCCGAAAGTTTGTTGGAGCAAGGCTTAAGTGTTGGAATTTTGGCCCCAGGTTTTTTCATCGCGCCGGATACAGGCAGGCGCCAGATCACTCAGGTTTTGTTGGGATGTGCTGCTTTGGATCTAACCGGTGATTTACCGTTATATCGCGTGCGCGCTGACACGGCTCATCTCATTCTGGGTGATGATGCAGGGCAGGCAGGAGCCGGTCAGGAATTCATCGCCCTTGATTTTGTAGAGGCTGCTTCTTCATGAGTTTATGGGCCTGGTATCAAGCAGGGTTCTGCACGTCTTTGGTGATGGCAATGCTCAGCGTTTTACTCGGAGGCACGCTTCCCGTGCAGCTATGGGGGGCTTTGCTCGTCGTGGCAGTGATGATGCCCCTGCGGCTCGAGAGGAAGTATTTACCAGGCTGGCTTGGTACCTTGCTGGGTTTAGGTGGCCTCCTTTGGGCTGGTCTGATTCTGCGCAATATGGGAATGGAAGCTGCGGTGCTCGCCGCGGGTGTGGCGCTGATGGTGATTACTTTGGCGCGGCTTATTACTGCGGCCACTCTAAAACACGATGGTCAGCTTTTACTCTTAACTTTATTACTTATGTTCTCAGGCTCTGTTCTGCACACTGAGGTGACCTATGGCCTTGTGAGCCTTGGCTATGCGGTTGCGATGGTTTGGGCTTTGGTAACGCGTCAACTGGTCGTTGGCGCGGGTATGGAGTCGAAGCGACTCGGTGGTATTCGAGAGGAAGTAACACTCAATCGCCGAGATATCATAACCGGAAGATTTCTTGCCGTGGTGGCAGCTCTTTCGATTTTTATAGTTTTCTCAACTGGAGTTTTGTTCGTAACCTTTCCAAGAATGGGCCTGAAAAATTTAGGACTCTTTGCCCGAGGGGCAAGCTCTGTTCCGGGGAGCGTCTCTTTACAAGATAGGCCTCGTGGTGAGACGGGAAGCGGCACTGCTGTGGCTAGAATCTACGGCCTTAGTTTATCACAGTTTGAGGGAGGCCTTTACCTTCGGGGGCCGGTCTACGATGAACTCTTAGCATCTGGGTTTAAACGAGGTCAGCTCCCTGTCCAAAAGCTAGATGCGGGTATCGCACAAAAGCCAAATTCGGGTGAGTTTGTTTACGAAGTTTTCTCTCATCCTCTTGGGTTACCGATTCTGCCTTCTCTAGGCCCCGTGCAGGAAGCGCGGGTTATTTATGGTGGTCAATCGAACCCATCTTTGAGGTTAAAGGTAACGGGCGTTGACCTCTCGAGCACATTGGTCGCAAACCGAACGCCCACTGGGCCGATACGATATAGGGTACGCGGTGGCCTTGAACGGATAGGGCAATATGTTTCATCGGGTAAGCCAGATGTAACCGAGTACCCGGCAGGAATCGATTACTTCCTGAAACTCCCAGACCGTATTGATTCTCGTCTGGTGACAACTGCGAGTGAGCTTGTTGAAGGTAAGCAAACTTCGATTGCCAGGGTTGAAGCCATTCGCCGATTTTTACAAAATGGATTCACTTATACCCTCGAGCAACCCAACCGGGATAAGCCAGATCCTTTGGCAGCTTTTCTTTTCGAGGATAGACGTGGCCATTGTGAGTATTTTGCAACTGCATTTGCAGCGCTTCTGCGTGGCGCCGGTATTCCAAGCCGTGTGGTGGGCGGTTACCAGGGAGGGCTTTGGGATGATGAATCTGAGGTCGCGGTGTTTACCGGCAAGCACGCGCACGTTTGGGTTGAGTGGTTTGAGCCCGGCCGGGGTTGGTGGGCGGTAGACGCTACACCTCTTGCCTTAGAGACCCCTGGCTATCTTTCAGGCGTGGCCCGTTTTTATGAAAAGATGAGTCGTGCCTGGGACGAGTATGTTGTGGAGTTTGGATTGCGCGAACAGTTTAATCTCTTTACGGGAGTTTTTATTACCGTACGAGATACCTCACGAAAACTTTCGGGTTGGCCACTTCGTTTGATGGTTGCTTTTTCGCTTCTGGCTTTCGGTGTCCTATTTTTATGGCGCTATCAGGACAAGCTATTTAAGAGGGGAGTTGCACGGGATAAATTAGGTTATGCGCTTGAACTTGCCATTGTTCGGCTATCTGGGAGCCCGGTGGATTTTTCGATGAGCTTACGAGAGGCCATGCAAAGGCTTGAGGATTCAGAACCTGTTCTGGAAGGCGCTTTGGAGGTGTATGAGTCGAGGCGATTTGGTCAACGTTCGATCTCAAAAAAGGAATTGAGTGAGATGCTTAAGGCTTTAAAAGCTGTTCGCTGAGCTTAGGGCGCGCGTGTTTCATCAAATACTTTCAATCCGCGGATGGTCCGCGAAAAATAAGCAATGATGGCTTTACCGGACTTGGTGGTTACCAACGATAGGTGCTCTCCGCCGGGGCCTTCATGATCTACAGTTTCTTGTTTCCATACCGTACCGCGGCCTCGGGCGATTTTAACCGTGCCACCTGCCTCACTCATTGGGCCGGTCATGTCCTCGAAGGCTACAGCAAAGGTTTGTTGCTCCGTTAGGCTCGCAGAGAACGTAAGCGTCTCCTGTAAGATTTGGCTGTGCTTCCAGCCCTCAGGCCCAGGTTCTGCAATCCAGAGTTGTCGGCGCTTGTTTTGTGAATAAAGAATTTGCGGCTCACCCTTGGCGTTGAACGAAAGGTGGCTACGCCATCCTGGAC
Coding sequences within:
- the polA gene encoding DNA polymerase I produces the protein MSNSGKLFLIDGSAYIFRAYYGIRPLSTSAGVPTNAVVGFARMVARLIKEQAPDYIVMVFDTKEPNFRHELFPDYKANRDAPPEDLIPQFALIHQLVDAMDLVDLSMPGYEADDIIGTLSRRATASKIDTVIVSSDKDLMQLVNDSVTMYDPMREKVYDREAVTEKFGVGPEFVADALALAGDTSDNIPGVPKVGLKTAAKLINRFGDVEAVIAGVETIEKPKAAERSVTENQASARLSKELTLLDKDAPVEWELESYTFRTPNKEKLTDFFDLIEARALLRDFKLDDSATSTKAATPKAKPAQEAAQSLPVINRDDYRTILDETALDEFIQAIESQKLFSFDLETTSLNAHRAEIVGFAMAVEGQSAVYVPVAHRYLGMPKQLSHDLVIDKLKPILESSSVGKVGQNLKYDMNVLARIGVRLEGIREDSMLAAYILNATLSSYSLDALAREELQHETISYKSLTGTGKKQIGFDEVAVEDASRYASEDADIAYKLCEILAKRMSSSSMAHVYRDLELPLVPVLAKMEQTGIKIDVPHLQALSTEFATRLREIEAKAHALIGETINLASPKQLSHVFFEKLGYPVIKKTKTGYSTDQEVLETLAKDYELPGVVLEYRMLAKLKSTYVDALPKLADSGSGRVHTSYNQTGTATGRLSSTDPNLQNIPIRSEDGKRIRKAFVADEGWCLVAADYSQIELRVMAHLCQDEAFVEAFRQGEDIHSRTAREILTGGAEVDSESRRRAKAINFGILYGLSEFGLAKQLGISRSEAKDYISAYFGRYPKIRHFLDRCIEEGRENGYVSTLSGRQRALPELKSKNGNIRKGAERIAMNTPIQGSAADLIKMAMLKVAERLEKENMRSRLLLQVHDELVLESPLEERDALVNLVREEMSSVMELSVPLVVDVGFGQSWAEAH
- a CDS encoding DUF58 domain-containing protein, producing MSAVRKRWRIFWDRAPRQLKVQRDGRVILMIALASGFAAINTGNNLLFLGWGMVLASIVISGVLSEATLRILKLEVTPPLLGRVNESSSIALKLSNEATKSPAFATRYTIRLRHHQKQILVPGPFRLRVEASSKMDLHARFVPSTRGFYAVDYAEARTAYPFGFFEKIRRFSKNNSDSFWVAPERLSVSDLATSVYTRLGYSPARVPGMGEEFFSLRDFREGEDARGIHWRTSLRVGKPLVREHEAMAGNKVILQLSVGRAQSRDTERDLALFCSVAESLLEQGLSVGILAPGFFIAPDTGRRQITQVLLGCAALDLTGDLPLYRVRADTAHLILGDDAGQAGAGQEFIALDFVEAASS
- a CDS encoding MoxR family ATPase, yielding MESVGSVVRGQSTAIELVFAAILARGHVLLEDVPGVGKTTLARAIAKVLGHSFARIQFTSDMLPGDVLGMQVLDPTTGQLHFRPGPIMRQIVLADEINRASPRTQSAMLEAMAERAVTLDDTRHALEELFTVIATQNPVEHHGAYPLPESQLDRFMVSLHLGYPGREAERELLFNPSEPASRLEELSTCLETEELVAVQKLADAVILSAEVADYTLEIIEATRRHADILLGASPRSAIALVAIARTRAWLQGRDYVLPDDIKTLIAPVLGHRLVLAGSASGRRQAVTALIDELLGQIAVPR
- a CDS encoding transglutaminase domain-containing protein, with protein sequence MSLWAWYQAGFCTSLVMAMLSVLLGGTLPVQLWGALLVVAVMMPLRLERKYLPGWLGTLLGLGGLLWAGLILRNMGMEAAVLAAGVALMVITLARLITAATLKHDGQLLLLTLLLMFSGSVLHTEVTYGLVSLGYAVAMVWALVTRQLVVGAGMESKRLGGIREEVTLNRRDIITGRFLAVVAALSIFIVFSTGVLFVTFPRMGLKNLGLFARGASSVPGSVSLQDRPRGETGSGTAVARIYGLSLSQFEGGLYLRGPVYDELLASGFKRGQLPVQKLDAGIAQKPNSGEFVYEVFSHPLGLPILPSLGPVQEARVIYGGQSNPSLRLKVTGVDLSSTLVANRTPTGPIRYRVRGGLERIGQYVSSGKPDVTEYPAGIDYFLKLPDRIDSRLVTTASELVEGKQTSIARVEAIRRFLQNGFTYTLEQPNRDKPDPLAAFLFEDRRGHCEYFATAFAALLRGAGIPSRVVGGYQGGLWDDESEVAVFTGKHAHVWVEWFEPGRGWWAVDATPLALETPGYLSGVARFYEKMSRAWDEYVVEFGLREQFNLFTGVFITVRDTSRKLSGWPLRLMVAFSLLAFGVLFLWRYQDKLFKRGVARDKLGYALELAIVRLSGSPVDFSMSLREAMQRLEDSEPVLEGALEVYESRRFGQRSISKKELSEMLKALKAVR